GACGACGGCCACCCCCGCAAGGTCCGCTCGACGGCCCAGGAGCTCCTGCTGCCGGAGATCCGGTACAGGTGCCGCAGCCTCATCGCTCGGATTGGGAGGTGCAGGTGGAGGCAGGGCCATGCGGCCATGGCGGCCTCCTCAGAGTTTGGGTACAATCCGATGAGCTACACGCTCAACTTCGAGGATGATCGAAGCTGGGAGTCGGACAAGGAGCTCCCAGCAAGAAACTTCTCGGTGAGGCTGCTGGTGTCTCCGGATCGGCTGCTACCGACAAAGTTGCTGAGGGAAGTTATAGAGTTTAGTTGAAGTTTTCTTCTCTAGGTCTTTTGATTTTGATCGACAAGTTTGGCTATCAGGGTCGACAGTGTCTTACTGTACATAATGTAGattttgaaatatcaaatttatgGAAAATCTGCGTTGATATGTCATCTTTGTCTCCATTTTGCTTTCGCTTTTTGCCTGGAGAGTGCCGTGTTCGAACATTTTTGCTGATTGGTGTTGCGTCAATGAAATGGGTGCCGACAAGAAGTAAATTATGTCGTGGATGAATGAATTTACTTTATGGATAACGTGGATGCGACTTCCTTTTCTTGTGGATAGGGCCCAGTGGACTATGCATGGCCGGATACTAAATATGTCAAAATGAATTATAGACCTATTTCTATATGATATGATTGGctgaattataatataaataagttATATTCATGATTGAtataatttttaggttttttgcCATCCACGAAGAGTGACCATAGCCTGACCATAGCCTATGGCATGAGGAATGACTTTGGATCCCTTAATTATTATGTGTATTCAACATAATCcgaaaatttactttttttttttacatatttgaaAAGCGTGCGTTGTTCAAAAAATATCTTATTTCATCGAactattattatattatatatttagacTCTTTCAATAATCATATTTGATCTATAAAAGTGAAGTTTACTACTTATTTATCCGAGCTTTAGTATCTCGATTTTTCTAGTCAAATTAAATTCGAGCATCAATCTTAACACTCAATCAAGCTCGAGTCGAGTTTTGAGCATTGAACACGCAGGATCAAGTCAATCTTAACACCATGTTTCCCCTATTATCTATACCAAAATGTCGGGCGAGGAAGCGTCTGGCGGCGGGCAACCGATGGCTGGGTGCATGAATCCCTCGGACGCTCACTCCAATCTCCACCGACGTGTAGCGCTCTCATATGCGGACTCGCACTTTGAGAGCGGCACGAACCCAGGAGTCACAGGAGGCGCTCGGCTCGTAAATGACTAGAATCCAAACCAAGCACGACGCATGGCTGCCCCCATCGTTTTTAATTAGTGATTGATTACAATGATTATGTCGTAGCTACTGGGCATTAGGGAACATTCATCGTCCCCTCGTTTTGTTCATGCACCACGGGACATCTCGGTTATTataacgagagagagagagagagagagagagagagagagcaaattcTAGGTATGTGGGAAAACCAGCTTGGAGATCTATGAAACCACCATTGGAAGTGAAGAGCTTAGTGTCACATGAAAAGATGAGTGGAGATCAGTGCAAGGGTATGCAGGGAATAGAATGATTTGTTCTTATTGACTTTAAATATTAGCGCCATTGTTCAATTTGTTTCGATGCTCAACACATATTCATTTTTATGGAATGACAGTATACTCGTTGCTACAGTTTGTGCTTTACTATTTTGTTGTTgagatttgctttattttgagtcTTTCACATATCATCTTG
This genomic stretch from Eucalyptus grandis isolate ANBG69807.140 chromosome 3, ASM1654582v1, whole genome shotgun sequence harbors:
- the LOC104439351 gene encoding uncharacterized protein LOC104439351, giving the protein MFNHKLRSSSPCLFFCCFRDGHATTYNKAAASDCDDGHPRKVRSTAQELLLPEIRYRCRSLIARIGRCRWRQGHAAMAASSEFGYNPMSYTLNFEDDRSWESDKELPARNFSVRLLVSPDRLLPTKLLREVIEFS